In Leclercia sp. LSNIH1, the genomic stretch CCAGTCGTTTTTACCCGCCCTGCTACAGCCGTTTCTTGCCCGCTACCCGGACGTGAACCTGACCATCGTGCCCCAGGAGTCGCCCCTGCTGGAGGAGTGGCTCTCGGCCCAGCGCCACGATCTTGGTCTGACCGAAACCCTCGCCACCCCAGCGGGCACCGCGCGTCACGAGCTGCTGTCATTAGATGAGGTATGCGTCCTTCCCGCCAGCCATCCCCTTGGTGCAAAAGCGGTGCTGACGCCGGGTGATTTTCAGGGGCAGAACTACATCAGCCTGTCGCGCACCGACAGTTACCGACAGCTGTTGGACCAGCTTTTTGCCGAACATCAGGTGAAGCGACGCATGGTGGTGGAGACGCACAGCGCGGCCTCCATCTGTGCAATGGTGCGCGCGGGGGTGGGGATTTCGGTGGTCAATCCGCTGACGGCGCTGGATTATGCCGACAGCGGGATTGTTATTCGCCGCTTCAGTCTCTCGGTGCCGTTTACGGTGAGCCTGATCCGCCCGCTGCACCGCCCGGCCTCGGCGCTGGTGGACGCTTTCAGCGCGCATCTGCAGCAGGGGCTGGGGGCGATCACCGGCCCGCTGGAAGAGCTTTTAGCCTCGCCCGTTACGAAAGGATAAATTCCACCGCATCGGCGGCGTGGATCGCGGCGGTATCAAACACCGGGATCGGGCTTTCATCCGCCGGGATCAGCAGGCCAATCTCGGTGCAGCCAAAGATCACCCCCTGCGCCCCGCGATCGGCGAGCTTGCGGATCACGCTGAGATAGTACTGGCGTGACGTCTCGCTAAAGGTGCCGAGACACAGCTCTTCAAAGATGATCTGATTGATCCGGGCCCGGTCCGCCTCGTCCGGGATCAGGCTCTCGATGCCGTACTGCGCCGTCAGCCGCCCGCGGTAAAAATCCTGCTCCATGGTATAGCGCGTACCCAGCAGCGCCACGCGGTTCATGCCCGCCGCGGTAATCGCCCGCCCGGTAGCATCGGCGATATGCAGGAACGGCAGGGAACAGCGGGTTTCAATCTGCTCAGCGACTTTGTGCATGGTGTTGGTGCAGAGCAAAATGGCCTGCGCCCCGGCACCCTGCAAGCCCAGTGCTGCCTCTGCCAGGATCTCCCCCGCCTTTTCCCAGTCGCCGCTGGACTGGCAGGCTTCGATTTCATGAAAATCAACGCTGTGCAGCAGCAGGCTGGCCGAGTGTAGTCCCCCCAGGCGCTGTTTTACCCCTTCGTTGATCAGACGATAATAGGGAATGGTAGACTCCCAGCTCATTCCTCCTAACAGGCCAATCGTTTTCATCTTGCTCTCCTTTCCGGTTTCAACCAGTGAAGCAAACTTGTGATCGAGTTTCCAGTTCTCTGGTTCAACATTTCCTTTTAGCTGGCTCTGGGATAAATTAAATGAAACGATGTTTCACTATATAACAGGACATGAGCATGTTTATTTTCCACAAAGAGACACAGCTTGAAGATCTGGGTAATGG encodes the following:
- a CDS encoding LysR family transcriptional regulator, which translates into the protein MPAVNLRHIEIFHAVMTAGNLTEAARLLHTSQPTVSRELARFEKVIGLTLFERTRGRLHPTVQGLRLFEEVQRSWYGLDRIVSAADSLREFRQGELSVVCLPVFSQSFLPALLQPFLARYPDVNLTIVPQESPLLEEWLSAQRHDLGLTETLATPAGTARHELLSLDEVCVLPASHPLGAKAVLTPGDFQGQNYISLSRTDSYRQLLDQLFAEHQVKRRMVVETHSAASICAMVRAGVGISVVNPLTALDYADSGIVIRRFSLSVPFTVSLIRPLHRPASALVDAFSAHLQQGLGAITGPLEELLASPVTKG
- a CDS encoding aspartate/glutamate racemase; this translates as MKTIGLLGGMSWESTIPYYRLINEGVKQRLGGLHSASLLLHSVDFHEIEACQSSGDWEKAGEILAEAALGLQGAGAQAILLCTNTMHKVAEQIETRCSLPFLHIADATGRAITAAGMNRVALLGTRYTMEQDFYRGRLTAQYGIESLIPDEADRARINQIIFEELCLGTFSETSRQYYLSVIRKLADRGAQGVIFGCTEIGLLIPADESPIPVFDTAAIHAADAVEFILS